Proteins encoded by one window of Pristiophorus japonicus isolate sPriJap1 chromosome 17, sPriJap1.hap1, whole genome shotgun sequence:
- the LOC139228151 gene encoding calmodulin-like protein 4: MAKFLTQDQIHEFKECFSLYDKTRKGKIAAGDLITVMRCLGTKPTPGEVERHLLHHKIERTGELDFSTFLTIIHQQSQQEDPQREILEAMLMTDKQKRGFITATELRAKLTRLGEKLTNKEVDDLLREANISPNGIVKYEDFIRIITLPPADY; this comes from the exons ATG GCCAAATTTCTCACGCAGGATCAAATACATG AATTCAAAGAGTGCTTCTCACTGTACGACAAGACTCGCAAAGGCAAGATAGCGGCCGGGGACCTGATCACAGTGATGCGATGCCTTGGTACCAAGCCCACACCGGGAGAGGTGGAGAGACACCTGCTGCACCATAAAATAG AAAGAACAGGCGAGCTGGATTTCTCGACGTTCCTTACGATCATACACCAGCAGAGCCAGCAGGAGGATCCCCAGAGGGAGATCCTGGAAGCCATGTTGATGACAGACAAACAGAAAAGAGGCTTCATCACAGCGACAGAGCTGAGGGCCAAACTGACCCGATTGGGGGAGAAACTGACCAACAAGGAAG TTGACGACCTCCTGAGGGAAGCAAATATTTCCCCAAATGGTATTGTGAAATACGAGGACTTCATCCGGATCATCACTCTGCCGCCAGCAGATTACTGA